The following are from one region of the Stigmatopora argus isolate UIUO_Sarg chromosome 9, RoL_Sarg_1.0, whole genome shotgun sequence genome:
- the cenpu gene encoding uncharacterized protein cenpu isoform X2 has translation MSTRKGRRAKMVPVAPVGNQKISLEPGNQSSSIDGATSFIQGLQQQNGNCMHSTAVEEDLNTSQNNQTVKRKVGDTLRKKNDVKASPLKNEQAKMQKSVPTRKRAISSEDKSDSEFKSKKRQNRLLTSDDDTDHDESWKPSPKKGQRQNRLLISDDDTDHDASWKPGPKKGQNSSVKRIPTKLSTDKVVRDRKKRERPQGETELDVVLATFLDFCEEYRDSVETNAIKQTIDYFSNNVKEQLLEKIALFKELNVLKRKNAKVCSKIRTNTHKLLDAKKELIRAERQVGLLQKEKTDMEVRIQDLQVSQTFLRDITELNKAYLDYRSAHPEEEETYDVTSLPALLLETKHVQGIGS, from the exons ATGAG TACCAGAAAAGGCAGAAGAGCCAAGATGGTGCCCGTTGCACCAGTTGGAAACCAG AAAATCTCTTTGGAACCTGGCAACCAGTCTTCTTCCATTGATGGTGCCACCAGTTTCATACAAGggctacaacaacaaaatg GTAATTGTATGCATAGTACTGCCGTTGAAGAAGATTTAAATACATCACAAAACAACCAGACAGTAAAACGTAAAGTGGGGGATACACTGAGAAAGAAGAATGACGTTAAAGCCAG CCCTTTGAAGAATGAGCAAGCAAAGATGCAAAAGAGTGTCCCAACCAGGAAAAGAGCAATTAGTTCAGAG GACAAATCAGACTCTGAATTTAAATCTAAAAAGAGGCAAAATAGATTGCTGACTTCAGACGATGACACAGATCACGATGAAAGCTGG aaACCAAGTCCAAAGAAAGGCCAAAGGCAAAATAGATTGCTGATTTCAGACGATGACACAGATCACGATGCAAGCTGG aaACCAGGTCCAAAGAAAGGCCAAAATAGCAGTGTGAAGAGAATCCCAACAAAGTTGTCCACAG aCAAGGTCGTAAGGGATCGGAAGAAAAGAGAAAGACCTCAGGGAGAAACAGAATTAGATGTGGTGTTGGCCACCTTCCTAGATTTCTGTGAAGAATACAG GGATTCTGTAGAAACTAATGCCATCAAACAGACCATTGATTATTTCTCAAACAATGTCAAGGAGCAACTCTTAGAAAAG ATTGCTTTATTCAAGGAGCTCAACGTTCTCAAAAGGAAAAATGCTAAG gTGTGCTCCAAGATCcgtacaaatacacacaaactaTTGGATGCCAAGAAGGAGCTAATTAG GGCAGAAAGACAGGTCGGTTTACTGCAAAAGGAGAAAACTGACATGGAAGTCAGAATACAAGATCTGCAAGTAAGCCAGACTTTCCTTCGAGACATTACAGAACTCAACAAGGCTTATTTGGACTACCGGAGTGCACATCCCGAAGAGGAAGAGACG TATGATGTGACCAGTTTACCAGCCTTGCTATTGGAGACCAAGCATGTTCAAGGAATAGGAAGCTAG
- the cenpu gene encoding uncharacterized protein cenpu isoform X1 — MSTRKGRRAKMVPVAPVGNQKISLEPGNQSSSIDGATSFIQGLQQQNGNCMHSTAVEEDLNTSQNNQTVKRKVGDTLRKKNDVKASPLKNEQAKMQKSVPTRKRAISSEDKSDSEFKSKKRQNRLLTSDDDTDHDESWKPSPKKGQRQNRLLISDDDTDHDASWKPGPKKGQNSSVKRIPTKLSTADKVVRDRKKRERPQGETELDVVLATFLDFCEEYRDSVETNAIKQTIDYFSNNVKEQLLEKIALFKELNVLKRKNAKVCSKIRTNTHKLLDAKKELIRAERQVGLLQKEKTDMEVRIQDLQVSQTFLRDITELNKAYLDYRSAHPEEEETYDVTSLPALLLETKHVQGIGS; from the exons ATGAG TACCAGAAAAGGCAGAAGAGCCAAGATGGTGCCCGTTGCACCAGTTGGAAACCAG AAAATCTCTTTGGAACCTGGCAACCAGTCTTCTTCCATTGATGGTGCCACCAGTTTCATACAAGggctacaacaacaaaatg GTAATTGTATGCATAGTACTGCCGTTGAAGAAGATTTAAATACATCACAAAACAACCAGACAGTAAAACGTAAAGTGGGGGATACACTGAGAAAGAAGAATGACGTTAAAGCCAG CCCTTTGAAGAATGAGCAAGCAAAGATGCAAAAGAGTGTCCCAACCAGGAAAAGAGCAATTAGTTCAGAG GACAAATCAGACTCTGAATTTAAATCTAAAAAGAGGCAAAATAGATTGCTGACTTCAGACGATGACACAGATCACGATGAAAGCTGG aaACCAAGTCCAAAGAAAGGCCAAAGGCAAAATAGATTGCTGATTTCAGACGATGACACAGATCACGATGCAAGCTGG aaACCAGGTCCAAAGAAAGGCCAAAATAGCAGTGTGAAGAGAATCCCAACAAAGTTGTCCACAG cagaCAAGGTCGTAAGGGATCGGAAGAAAAGAGAAAGACCTCAGGGAGAAACAGAATTAGATGTGGTGTTGGCCACCTTCCTAGATTTCTGTGAAGAATACAG GGATTCTGTAGAAACTAATGCCATCAAACAGACCATTGATTATTTCTCAAACAATGTCAAGGAGCAACTCTTAGAAAAG ATTGCTTTATTCAAGGAGCTCAACGTTCTCAAAAGGAAAAATGCTAAG gTGTGCTCCAAGATCcgtacaaatacacacaaactaTTGGATGCCAAGAAGGAGCTAATTAG GGCAGAAAGACAGGTCGGTTTACTGCAAAAGGAGAAAACTGACATGGAAGTCAGAATACAAGATCTGCAAGTAAGCCAGACTTTCCTTCGAGACATTACAGAACTCAACAAGGCTTATTTGGACTACCGGAGTGCACATCCCGAAGAGGAAGAGACG TATGATGTGACCAGTTTACCAGCCTTGCTATTGGAGACCAAGCATGTTCAAGGAATAGGAAGCTAG